A section of the Cydia splendana chromosome 1, ilCydSple1.2, whole genome shotgun sequence genome encodes:
- the LOC134796437 gene encoding gamma-taxilin: MEAAAEEIVKDSTDIEQQEKNGEEKAPTPSIPSIQDPPKKSKKEDRNKKDDKNVEQFMKSLNSVPSLEEKLSLVCKKYVQTADDNKKLQFYIKQSDKRYAILLKEKEQLQHEFNKTILVKSKLESLCRELQKQNKAIKEESLLKIREEEERRKETQAKFQNTLTEITTLLQQNNEKNAKLRDDNISMSEKFKSVVQQYQLREQQVEKMGKQMALESQLSDAKLQKAALEHQAEKERLLAEMEHLKVTVAQCTAKIMELQGTETALRGQLGVYTDKYDEFQNALVKSNQVFGGFKEQMEKMSKKIKKLEKESLSWKKRWETSQTALLDMCGERQASEERAAAASRQLQHMQSLCRTLQAERTTLLGSLKEHNIERPPLPTPPPAPPAPQPAPAPSKQSNDKVDKMAANCAQLRQSLVHLQSQLNTLTNNKNGVKEDAPKADKPKKQKSKKKAEKQSQEATNSIEVTEEPVRDDNKETSEEPTTNEDSIQNDIDSLEEKIDEKAMETLIQAISNANINLHDLSVDENNEQVDIEKVIDGSHNEIANTSNDEVSHITEVKPISSA; the protein is encoded by the exons atggaAGCTGCCGCAGAAGAGATAGTAAAAGATAGCACTGATATTGAACAACAAGAAAAAAATGGCGAA GAAAAGGCTCCTACACCATCCATTCCTTCCATCCAAGACCCACCAAAGAAGTCAAAGAAGGAAGACCGCAACAAAAAGGATGATAAAAATGTGGAACAGTTCATGAAATCACTGAACTCTGTGCCAAGTCTGGAGGAAAAACTGTCTCTGGTCTGCAAGAAATATGTGCAGACTGCTGATGATAATAAGAAACTGCAGTTTTATATCAAGCAGTCTGATAAGCG GTATGCTATCTTGTTGAAAGAAAAAGAGCAATTGCAACATGAATTCAACAAGACTATCCTCGTCAAGTCCAAGTTGGAGAGCCTCTGTCGTGAGCTGCAGAAACAGAACAAGGCCATCAAG GAAGAGTCCCTGCTAAAGATCCGTGAAGAGGAGGAACGTCGGAAGGAGACTCAAGCCAAGTTCCAGAACACGCTGACCGAGATCACCACTCTCCTGCAGCAGAATAATGAGAAGAACGCCAAGTTGAGAGACGACAACATCAGCATGAGCGAGAAATTCAAGAGTGTGGTGCAGCAGTACCAGCTGAGGGAACAGCAG GTGGAAAAAATGGGGAAGCAAATGGCGCTAGAGTCCCAGCTGTCCGACGCTAAACTTCAGAAAGCAGCCTTAGAGCACCAGGCAGAGAAAGAGAGGCTGCTAGCAGAGATGGAACACCTGAAGGTCACGGTGGCTCAGTGCACGGCCAAGATTATGGAACTGCAGGGGACGGAGACTGCTttgag GGGTCAACTTGGCGTGTACACGGACAAGTACGACGAGTTCCAGAATGCCCTAGTGAAAAGCAACCAGGTGTTCGGAGGGTTCAAGGAACAGATGGAGAAG ATGTCAAAGAAAATCAAGAAGCTAGAGAAGGAATCCCTGTCATGGAAAAAACGCTGGGAGACATCACAAACAGCACTGTTGGACATGTGCGGCGAGCGGCAGGCGAGCGAGGAGCGCGCCGCGGCCGCCAGTCGGCAGCTGCAGCACATGCAGAGCCTGTGTCGCACGCTGCAG GCGGAGCGCACGACGCTGCTGGGCTCGCTGAAGGAGCACAACATCGAGCGGCCGCCGCTGCCCACGCCGCcacccgcgccgcccgcgccgcagcCGGCGCCAGCGCCCAGCAAGCAGAGCAACGACAAG GTCgacaaaatggcggcaaattgtgCACAACTTCGCCAGAGCCTCGTGCATCTCCAGAGCCAATTGAACACCCTCACAAACAACAAGAACGGCGTCAAGGAAGACGCGCCCAAAGCAGACAAACCCAAGAAACAGAAATCTAAAAAGAAAGCGGAAAAACAGTCACAGGAGGCGACAAATTCTATAGAAGTCACTGAAGAACCAGTTAGAGATGATAATAAAGAAACATCAGAAGAACCCACGACCAATGAAGATTCAATCCAAAACGACATAGATAGCTTAGAAGAAAAAATAGACGAGAAAGCCATGGAAACTCTAATCCAAGCTATAAGCAATGCTAACATAAATCTACACGATTTATCAGTAGATGAAAATAACGAGCAAGTGGACATTGAAAAGGTAATAGATGGTTCACACAATGAAATCGCCAACACATCGAATGATGAGGTGTCACATATAACCGAAGTGAAACCTATATCGAGTGCGTAA